In Pygocentrus nattereri isolate fPygNat1 chromosome 3, fPygNat1.pri, whole genome shotgun sequence, the DNA window ttttattttttgttttagttcttctcttagttcTTCTCtcattttaatagttttgtatcattacttttaatttgtattactgtattattactttattaatcttttgatcttaatctcttatcatctaaacctcaagttttattttgatctatttttatctttgttattttaactttccttttaatttaaaattagatgtagttattttctttgtcatgtcaatccctgttttttgtaaatgctcggctacattgaataTGAGGGCTGCCCCTCatattcaaaataaaggttaaCTGATTGATTTGgtaaaatctcccctcaaacgaacagaatgtgttttatgatctacacatatttctatacgcttacaatttacaaataagccaaaaatctctgacgctctttgtatttcataaaagtaatgtttccagagcagatcactgaagagacgccatctgtttatagtttagagcccagatttggggaaaaacgggtcgactttcagtagaaaaacaaagttcagcttcttttattataagggtttaaaatgacatcaccgtctattagactggagagaagagctacagcctcacacgacgcccagcttctgaatggagcttgtggaatatgaacgttatgaagaacatgacgaggtgcggtttggaaccaccggtggtctcaaggagttagAAAGGTTAAAATACACCCAATCACCATCTCTGCGTCACTTtcggaaaaaaatgaaaaattcccCCCACGGACGATAAATAGGTGAAAGGAAAATGTGAACATTCCTAGGCTGATAAAAAGAGCATTCCCAGGCTACTACATGATCAAAATGGTAGCATGAACATGAGCGTAAGCAAGAAATAAGAACTATTGAgtagtgaaaataaacacatgctTTATTGATCCAGTGAGACGGACTGTGCTATGGGTCTGCATACAAAAATAACAATGACAAACTGTTTCCAAAGAAATGCAGGATTAGATGCTTCACAGGCCTCACAGAAAAGGCTGTCAGCGTTCAGCACAACAGACCTTCACTGCCTTCGGAAATCTGAAAGAATAAGGAACGTTTAAATGAGTAGAAAAGTGTCAGATTTATAAAAGGTGCATATATTTCTGCTGCAAATACTACCATAGAAAAAGTTTCCGACTCGGCCGAGAACTTGGAATCTTTCAGTCGTTGACCTTTAGCAATGACTACTCCGAGGCATCTCTGTACAAGCTGCCCACACGGAAACCCTTCACTTTTACCTACGCTGGTGCCTCCCATCTCCAGTCCTGCAGTCCGTCTACACTGCGTGATGGTGGGTTTTCCCAGCATCTTAACTCATCACCACACCAGGTTGAGCCTACAGGACTGAAGATGGAAAACGCTGCTCTACAGCCCTTACTTGGCTCAGGCGGACAAACAAGAGTCCCAAAGGACTCGGATCAAAACCCCAAAGCCAGTATTTCCCAACTCAATCCCACAAAGCAAGCTTTCTCCGTTAGCCGGATCGTTTGAGGAGCATTCATACTGTACAACCAACACTGTGGATAAGGCTGGTTTATCCAGCTTTACTGAGAAgccctgctttgtgaaataatcCCAAACCTGAACTTTAAATAGTCCTTTTAGAAGcacgttttagtgttttccctgctcgaACACACCCTAATTAGATGGATCTGGTTTGTTAGAGCAAGGATAACACCAGCAGCCTGTCGCCGCCCAAAACGTTTCGTTTTCTACATACAACAGATGCACTTCAAGTTGTGTCATGATAATTGGACCAGTAGCAACGCTTCACAATTGCCTGGATAATCTGGGAAATACTTGTTTTACAGCGACTTGAAATACAGCGAAAATATACGGGTCAccccaggaccaggactgacaGTGCAGGTGGCCCCATAGCGTCCGGGCCCACTACAGTTTATACTGGCTGCCTTATATCACTATTTATGCTGCTTTTTGCCCACTAGGAGtcgggggatggggggggggccTAGATAGGGGTGTAACAATGCATCGTACAGTCGTGATATAATGCACATAAACTGTGACAGTGCATTGTGAAGAACTCATTTTATGAATTATGccataatataatgtaattgcACAGTGTGAACATCAACACCACATCGCTCCAGCCTCATTTTCACACCATAAGCCCAGTTTCATGAATCAAACTGAAAATCGTGAGCTACACGTCTTTCTCTACATAACTCAATAATACGCCCGGGGCACAGACTTGGTTGAGACGTTACAGGAAAGAAAGCAGATTCTACTTTCTTTTACTTCATTAAAGGTGACGATCATCTCTGAGGCCCACTTTCTACACGCTCCAGGTCACGCACCGACTGTACTCCACCTGCATTTCACAGTTCTGTGCTTCTGCTCCACCCGAGTCATTCGTTACTCTGTGATCAAGTCCTTCTTTGGGCTGAATCAGCAGGAAACGGGCAGGTAGGGCTTCAGGTAGGGCCTCCAGGGCTGGAAGTTTGGGAAACGCTTGCCTCATCAGTTACAACCATAATGGCCATCGATCTCCTCGCTGCAGTTCAAATGGTTGGCCAGCTCCTGCACCACCGCCTCCCGCCCTATCTGGTCGTTCCTCCTCTTCTCCATGATCAAGTCCTCCAGGCTCTGGAACTCCAACACGTGGCTCTTCTTCTCGCTCAGCTGCAGCTTCATCCTGTACGGCTGCTTGCCGATGCGGATCTCGCCGCCGGTCTTGAACTCCCGCCTGCCAAAGCGACACCAGGCGGCGAAACACTCGGAGTTCCTCCAGCACAGATCACCGTCCTTGGCTCCGACTTGATCCATCGCCGCCTGGACCACAGCGTCCGGGCGCAGGGGCCGGAACTTGTACAGCTCGTTCACGACTCGGCCTGGTTTGCCCTGGCTGGCGTCCACGAGAAAGTCCACCTTAATCTCGCTCCGGTGCAGGTGGACCACCTGGAAGTCCCCCACGTACACGGCCCAGTGTGGATACTGGCCGGCCGCCACGAACTCCAGCAGGTCACCGGCTTTGCACTCGTTCAGCAGGTGCTCGCAGGGCTGCGTGGCCATCTCGATGGACCTGGGGTTCCTCTCGTACACGCACTCGTCGCGGTAAAACACGGCGCACTCCAGCTCGTTCCTGCCGTCGTACTGGCTCCCCTCGTCGTCCTTCTCCACGTCGTGGTCCTCCTGCTCGTCGTCATTGGAAAAGATGTACGACACGCCGATCCGCGGACAGTCGTCCTCCGGCTCGTATCCGTTCGGGTCCGCCGTGGGAACTTCGCTGTAAGTCAAATGGGTCAGTTTTTCCACTTGGTTTCCCATTAAACCTTATTTTCTCGCCCAGGTTCTGCTCCCTTTCCCTTCCCGCACAGGGCTTAAGGGGttgagagagagaccaagaaaacaaacaaacaaacaaacaaacaaacaaacaggcgAGTCGAGCTCGTCGGCGAAGTCAGCAGGGCTTCCACTCCGCCGCGCAGGGGAACATGCCGCGGCTCATTCAGCGCTCAAAACGAGCCAGAATTCCGGAGGTTTCACCGCAGTTTCTCTCCTCACACGACACTCATGACGGTCCCGAGCAGGTGCGTTTCACCTGTTCGCTTCCTGGTGTCAAGCGACGGAGAAGCCCGGCCGAAACGGTAAAGAAGTCGCGGGAAACGCGTCAGCGCCAGGCTAAACTCCTTCATCGACTCCGAATTCCCCTCAAAAGTTGAAGGATAAAGTCAGTCGGGGCGAATTTTTGCCCTCTTTCGACAGGAAAGCGAGTTCCCTCAGTCGGCTCGCCGCTCGGTGCTGTGCCGAGCGCTGCGCCCTCGCCGGACTAAATATCCGCTCGCTCTTAAAGAGACAGTGCAGCGTTTCTGTCACCCCACGTCAAACACCCGGACCGCAAACGAGCTGCCACACCGAGCATTTCTGTGGCGAAAAGCGCctggaaaatgttttttagtAGTTTATTGTGGGATGTAAAGTGTGAAAGTTTCAAAATACGCCGTCCACTCACAGCTCATACCTGGATATATAGGGTTTGGGGGTTTTATGATGCCAACACGTTTACATACACAAGTTACAATACtatacagtagtttagccccgcccactgacactgaggttataaggagtgtttagGTGAGGGCTGTGTTTTGATACAGGGCAGCCATTTAAAAACTGTAACAGTGATAAAATCACACCtctaacattacatttattttcttttatcgCTGTAACTGAGCTTTATCGCCTGTCTGGAAAGAACTGTGCTGCtacatgttgttgttgttgttattattattattattattagtagtagtagtagtagtagtagtagtagtagtagtagtagtaatagtaggaggaggaggaggaggagcagtagctacagaaatgtccacttctctatctctccataggtgtcactggtgttacctaTCGTGATTGGTATTACATATAAGAAAGGTAACGCCAGTGACGGTAACGCCAGGGACATTGCTGATGAAAATTGCATTT includes these proteins:
- the lratd2b gene encoding protein LRATD2, whose protein sequence is MGNQVEKLTHLTYSEVPTADPNGYEPEDDCPRIGVSYIFSNDDEQEDHDVEKDDEGSQYDGRNELECAVFYRDECVYERNPRSIEMATQPCEHLLNECKAGDLLEFVAAGQYPHWAVYVGDFQVVHLHRSEIKVDFLVDASQGKPGRVVNELYKFRPLRPDAVVQAAMDQVGAKDGDLCWRNSECFAAWCRFGRREFKTGGEIRIGKQPYRMKLQLSEKKSHVLEFQSLEDLIMEKRRNDQIGREAVVQELANHLNCSEEIDGHYGCN